Below is a window of Staphylococcus succinus DNA.
TTAATTGAGGATTATGCATTGCTAAAAGAAGTACGTCAAGCAAGTGATAACGAGTTACAACTAAATAATATATAATCAAAAACTCCTTGAGCCTCATTGGTTTCAAGGGGTTTTTTGTATGGGAATGATTAAATAGAATAAATAAGTATTAATTTATACATAAGATAAGATGTGAAATAAAAATATAATTCACAAAATATTTTGACAAATGTACATGTTATGAGTAATAATAAACTAAAGTAGACAAAAAGTACTCAGGGGTTGTTACAAATTGAAATATCGTATTAGTTTATTATTCGCTTCAGCTATTTTAATCACCTTAACTTTATTATTAACAGCACATTATTCTATTGGACCGAATGCTATTAGCTTTAATGAGCCTTATGAATTAATGATAAATATTGCATTTACGTTATTATTATTTTTGCCAGCCTTAATATTAGGCGTATTTAAATATACAGCAACAGGTATATTATCTGGTATATGGCAATTATGTTTCGCCTTCATTTTTATAATGGGTGGATTAGTACTTACTTTTATATCACCAATTATTCTATTGTTATTCATGTTATTTTTGACTGGAATCATATTGGTTATCAGTTCTATCGTCTCAATGACCACACGTTGATTTACTTTTATACATAGCTTTATTAGGCTATTATGTCTCAATTTATATGAGGGACATGATAGTCTTTTTTGTAGATTTTAAGGTAAGCGCTTACTATAAGGGCGTCAAGGGTATAGAAGTGAATAAAGGGGGCTATACTATGATATTTACTAATCCAAATGAAAAAGATGCAAAGTATAAAGTTAAATCACAATATGCCAATTTTATTGGAGGTCAATGGACAGAACCTCAAGAGGGCAATTATTTTGATAATATTTCGCCAATTACAGGAGAAGCATATGCCAAGATTCCAAGGTCTACAAAAAAGGATGTAGATTTAGCAGTTGTAGCAGCACGTAAAGCACAAGAAGACTGGGGGAAAAAATCTCCAGCCGAAAGATCACAATTACTACTTAATATTGCTGATAGAGTAGAAGAAAATTTAGAATATTTAGCAGTGATAGAAACATTTGATAATGGAAAGCCTGTTAGAGAAACGCTTACCGCAGATTTACCATTAGTCGTGGATCATTTTAGATATTTTGCAGGGGTGATACGTGCAGAAGAAGGTGGTATTTCCCAAATCGATAACGATACAGTCGCTTATCATTATAAAGAGCCACTCGGCGTTGTAGGACAAATTATACCGTGGAATTTCCCGCTACTTATGGCAACGTGGAAGATAGCTCCAGCGTTAGTTACAGGTAATACAGTTGTACTTAAGCCAGCAGAACAAACACCAGTATCTATTTTGCATTTTATTGAGTTGATAGAAGATTTATTACCAGCAGGTGTATTAAATGTAGTAAATGGATTTGGTGCAGAAACGGGAGAAGCACTTGCGACGCATAATGATATTAATAAAGTAGCGTTCACAGGAGAAACTACAACCGGAAAAATTATTATGAAAAATGCTAGTGATCGTGTTATTCCGGTGACGTTAGAACTTGGTGGCAAATCACCAAACGTCTTTTTTAAAGATATTATGGATGAAAAAGATGAATTTTTAGACAAAGCGGTTGAAGGCTTAGTGATGTTTGCATTGAACCAAGGTGAAGTGTGTACTTGTCCTTCAAGAGCACTCATACATGAGGATATATATGAATCATTTATTGATTTATGTATAGATAAAGTTAAAAAAATTAAACTTGGAAATCCTTT
It encodes the following:
- a CDS encoding aldehyde dehydrogenase family protein, encoding MIFTNPNEKDAKYKVKSQYANFIGGQWTEPQEGNYFDNISPITGEAYAKIPRSTKKDVDLAVVAARKAQEDWGKKSPAERSQLLLNIADRVEENLEYLAVIETFDNGKPVRETLTADLPLVVDHFRYFAGVIRAEEGGISQIDNDTVAYHYKEPLGVVGQIIPWNFPLLMATWKIAPALVTGNTVVLKPAEQTPVSILHFIELIEDLLPAGVLNVVNGFGAETGEALATHNDINKVAFTGETTTGKIIMKNASDRVIPVTLELGGKSPNVFFKDIMDEKDEFLDKAVEGLVMFALNQGEVCTCPSRALIHEDIYESFIDLCIDKVKKIKLGNPLDDTTMVGAQTSNEQQEKIERYLNIGKSEGAELLVGGNTRKESNDLENGFYIEPTIFKGTQDMRIFQEEIFGPVLSVATFKDDDEAVKMANDTMYGLGAGIWTRNQNTAYRAGRGIQAGRVWVNNYHTYPAHAAFGGYKMSGIGRENHLMMLDHYQQTKNLLVSYDTKPTGLF